One Nitrospirota bacterium DNA segment encodes these proteins:
- the rpoC gene encoding DNA-directed RNA polymerase subunit beta' — MTTLFQRPKTPTDFEAIRIKLASPEKIREWSFGEVKKPETINYRTFKPERDGLFCAKIFGPIKDWECICGKYKRMKHRGVVCDKCGVEVIQSKVRRQRLGHIELATPVAHIWFLKGVPSRIGTLLDMTMRQLEKVLYFEGYVVVDPGDTPLKAKDILTEDEYKKNVSEFGSRFKAGMGAEAIRELLRQVDLEVLSAELKANIAEAQSIGVKRKLTKRLRVVEAFRVSGNEPEWMVMDVVPVLPPDLRPLVPLEGGRFASSDLNDLYRRVINRNNRLKRLMDLKAPSVIIKNEKRMLQESVDALFDNGRRSRVLKAATKRPLKSLSDMIKGKQGRFRQNLLGKRVDYSGRSVIVVGPELSLHQCGLPKKMALELFKPFIFHRLEEKGYATTVKQAKKLVELERSEVWDLLEEVIAEHPVLLNRAPTLHRLGIQAFDPVLVEGKAIKLHPLVCTAFNADFDGDQMAVHVPLSIEAQVEARALMMSVNNLLSPANGRPIVAPSQDMVLGSYYRTKERARARGEGKTFSSPEEVIRAYDARVLEEHARIKARVDGSLEDTTCGRILFRQIVPEEVPFAMINKEMTKKELAKVIDYSFKKAGRRKTVVFLDNLEKMGFEAATASGVSICMTDMHIPSTKGEIITRAEQEILEIQRQYSEGLITNGERYNKAIDIWANVTEKVADEMMKELGAEEENGQALSAEELQERRSFNSIFMMADSGARGSAAQLRQLAGMRGLMAKPSGEIIETPITANFREGLSPLQYFISTHGARKGLADTALKTANSGYLTRRLVDVAQDVIVTEEDCRVADGIVVGALVEGGEVIQSLEERLVGRYAVEEIKDPITKERIVGKDDLIDEELAKAVVDAGIDSVKIRSVLTCRSSFGICAKCYGRDLARGEPVENGEAVGIIAAQSIGEPGTQLTMRTFHIGGTASRVVEQTVLEVKNSGTLKYVELNTVINREGLPVVMNRHGSVAVVDAKGREKEKYSVVYGAKLLVKDGEKVEPGQRIVEWDPYSSPILTEVGGRVALGDIAEGLTVKEEVDETTGLAHKVIIDYPANMRPRISIKDEQGRATVKLSSGAQARYLLPAGAHVLVDRGDLVAPGDVLAKIPRETTKTKDITGGLPRVAELFEARRPKEHAIVSEIDGMVRFKGMHKGMRVISVEGGTEVREYHIPKGKHVSVHEGDWVKAGEALMDGSVNPHNILDILGPNELQRYLVDEVQKVYRLQGVSINDKHIEVIVRQMMKKVRVEDPGDTKFLIGDQLDRFAFQDENERVKAEGGKPAQGRPLLLGITKASLTTESFVSAASFQETTRVLTEAAINGQVDDLRGLKENVIMGRITPAGTGMARYRNTYVKREFLPLETVPELEGAQPEETQEEVTG, encoded by the coding sequence ATCACGACTCTGTTTCAGAGACCGAAGACACCCACGGACTTCGAGGCCATCCGCATCAAGCTGGCCTCGCCGGAGAAAATCCGGGAATGGTCCTTCGGAGAGGTCAAGAAACCCGAAACCATAAATTACCGCACCTTCAAGCCCGAGCGGGACGGCCTGTTCTGCGCGAAGATATTCGGGCCCATCAAGGACTGGGAGTGCATCTGCGGCAAGTACAAGCGCATGAAGCACCGCGGCGTGGTCTGCGACAAGTGCGGCGTGGAGGTCATCCAGTCCAAGGTCCGCAGGCAGAGGCTGGGGCATATCGAGCTGGCCACCCCGGTGGCCCACATCTGGTTTCTGAAGGGGGTGCCCTCGCGCATCGGCACGCTCCTGGACATGACCATGCGGCAGCTGGAGAAGGTCCTGTACTTCGAGGGCTACGTGGTCGTGGACCCGGGGGACACGCCCCTCAAGGCGAAGGACATCCTGACCGAGGACGAGTACAAGAAGAACGTCTCGGAGTTCGGGAGCCGCTTCAAGGCGGGCATGGGGGCGGAGGCCATCCGGGAGCTTCTCAGGCAGGTGGACCTGGAGGTTCTGAGCGCCGAGCTCAAGGCGAACATCGCGGAGGCGCAGTCCATCGGCGTCAAGAGGAAGCTCACCAAGCGCCTGCGCGTGGTGGAGGCCTTCCGCGTCTCGGGCAACGAGCCCGAGTGGATGGTCATGGACGTCGTCCCGGTCCTGCCGCCGGACCTCAGGCCCCTGGTCCCCCTGGAGGGCGGACGGTTCGCCTCCAGCGACCTGAACGACCTGTACCGGAGGGTCATCAACCGCAACAACAGGCTCAAGAGGCTCATGGACCTCAAGGCCCCCTCCGTCATCATCAAGAACGAGAAGAGGATGCTCCAGGAGTCCGTGGACGCCCTGTTCGACAACGGCCGGCGGAGCCGCGTGCTGAAGGCCGCCACGAAGCGCCCCCTGAAGTCCCTGTCCGACATGATCAAGGGCAAGCAGGGACGCTTCCGCCAGAACCTCCTGGGCAAGAGGGTGGACTACTCGGGCCGCTCCGTCATCGTGGTGGGCCCGGAACTCAGCCTGCACCAGTGCGGCCTGCCCAAGAAGATGGCCCTGGAGCTCTTCAAGCCCTTCATCTTCCACAGGCTCGAGGAGAAGGGCTACGCCACCACGGTCAAGCAGGCCAAGAAGCTCGTGGAGCTGGAGCGCTCGGAGGTGTGGGACCTCCTGGAGGAGGTCATCGCCGAGCACCCGGTGCTTCTGAACCGGGCGCCGACCTTGCACCGGCTGGGCATCCAGGCCTTCGACCCCGTGCTGGTGGAGGGCAAGGCCATCAAGCTGCACCCGCTGGTCTGCACCGCCTTCAACGCGGACTTCGACGGCGACCAGATGGCCGTGCACGTGCCCCTGTCCATAGAGGCGCAGGTGGAGGCGCGCGCCCTCATGATGTCGGTGAACAACCTCCTGTCCCCGGCCAACGGGCGGCCCATCGTCGCGCCGTCGCAGGACATGGTCCTGGGCAGCTACTACAGGACCAAGGAGCGGGCCAGGGCCAGGGGCGAGGGCAAGACGTTCAGCTCGCCCGAGGAGGTCATACGCGCCTATGACGCCCGGGTGCTGGAGGAGCACGCCAGGATAAAGGCCCGGGTGGACGGCTCCCTGGAGGACACCACCTGCGGGCGGATACTCTTCAGGCAGATAGTGCCCGAGGAGGTGCCCTTCGCGATGATCAACAAGGAGATGACCAAGAAGGAGCTTGCCAAGGTCATCGACTACTCCTTCAAGAAGGCCGGCCGGAGAAAGACCGTCGTGTTCCTGGACAACCTGGAGAAGATGGGCTTCGAGGCCGCAACCGCTTCGGGGGTTTCCATCTGCATGACCGACATGCACATTCCCTCGACCAAGGGCGAGATCATCACCCGGGCGGAGCAGGAGATTCTGGAAATACAGCGGCAGTACTCCGAGGGCCTCATCACCAACGGCGAGCGGTACAACAAGGCCATCGACATCTGGGCCAACGTCACCGAGAAGGTGGCCGACGAGATGATGAAGGAGCTGGGTGCGGAGGAGGAGAACGGACAGGCTCTCTCCGCGGAGGAGCTGCAGGAGCGGCGCTCCTTCAACAGCATCTTCATGATGGCGGACTCCGGTGCGCGGGGCTCGGCCGCCCAGCTCAGGCAGCTGGCCGGCATGCGCGGCCTCATGGCCAAGCCCTCCGGGGAGATCATCGAGACCCCCATCACGGCGAACTTCCGCGAGGGCCTCTCCCCGCTTCAGTACTTCATCTCGACGCACGGCGCCCGCAAGGGCCTGGCCGACACGGCCCTGAAGACGGCCAACTCCGGATACCTCACGCGCCGCCTGGTGGACGTGGCCCAGGACGTCATCGTCACCGAGGAGGACTGCCGGGTGGCCGACGGCATTGTCGTCGGCGCCCTGGTGGAAGGCGGCGAGGTCATCCAGAGCCTGGAGGAGCGGCTCGTGGGGCGCTACGCGGTGGAGGAGATCAAGGACCCCATCACCAAGGAGCGCATCGTCGGCAAGGACGACCTCATCGACGAGGAGTTGGCCAAGGCCGTGGTGGACGCGGGCATCGACAGCGTGAAGATCCGCTCGGTGCTGACCTGCCGTTCCTCCTTCGGCATATGCGCCAAGTGCTACGGGCGCGACCTCGCCCGGGGCGAGCCGGTGGAAAACGGCGAGGCCGTGGGCATCATCGCCGCCCAGTCCATCGGCGAGCCGGGCACGCAGCTGACCATGAGGACCTTCCACATCGGCGGGACGGCCTCCCGGGTCGTGGAGCAGACCGTCCTGGAGGTGAAGAACTCCGGCACCCTCAAGTACGTCGAGCTCAACACGGTCATCAACCGCGAGGGCCTGCCGGTGGTGATGAACCGCCACGGCAGCGTGGCCGTCGTGGACGCCAAGGGCCGCGAGAAGGAGAAGTACTCCGTGGTCTACGGGGCGAAGCTCCTGGTCAAGGACGGCGAGAAGGTGGAGCCCGGACAGCGCATCGTGGAGTGGGACCCCTACTCCAGCCCCATCCTCACCGAGGTGGGCGGCCGGGTGGCCCTGGGCGACATCGCCGAGGGGCTGACCGTCAAGGAAGAGGTCGACGAGACCACGGGCCTGGCCCACAAGGTCATCATCGACTATCCGGCCAACATGAGGCCCCGCATCTCCATTAAGGACGAGCAGGGGCGGGCCACCGTGAAGCTGTCCTCCGGCGCCCAGGCGCGCTACCTGCTGCCCGCCGGGGCGCACGTCCTGGTGGACAGGGGGGACCTGGTGGCCCCGGGCGACGTGCTGGCCAAGATACCGCGGGAGACCACCAAGACCAAGGACATCACCGGCGGCCTTCCCCGGGTGGCCGAGCTGTTCGAGGCCCGGCGGCCCAAGGAGCACGCCATCGTCTCCGAGATAGACGGGATGGTCAGGTTCAAGGGCATGCACAAGGGCATGCGGGTCATCAGCGTGGAGGGAGGCACCGAGGTCCGGGAGTACCACATTCCCAAGGGCAAGCACGTCAGCGTGCACGAGGGGGACTGGGTGAAGGCCGGCGAGGCCCTCATGGACGGCTCCGTCAACCCCCACAACATCCTGGACATCCTGGGGCCCAACGAGCTGCAGCGCTACCTGGTGGACGAGGTCCAGAAGGTCTACCGCCTCCAGGGCGTCTCCATAAACGACAAGCACATCGAGGTCATCGTGCGCCAGATGATGAAGAAGGTCCGCGTCGAGGACCCCGGCGACACGAAA